From the Hyphomicrobium sp. ghe19 genome, one window contains:
- a CDS encoding FixH family protein produces the protein MSVAVSKGSLRGWHVFAMLAGFFLTVAAVDAVLITKAVFTFSGDTADAYRKGVAYNRTLQEEADQNRLGWHESRTLDSKTGRLAIALTDENRQPIDGLLVKAEIGRATTDIFDRRFDLVPTGNGTYAADIPGLSEGTWTLSVTAAEKDKVVYRSRERIWKQP, from the coding sequence ATGAGCGTTGCAGTATCGAAAGGTTCGCTTCGCGGGTGGCATGTCTTCGCTATGCTGGCCGGGTTCTTTTTGACCGTGGCGGCCGTGGATGCGGTTTTGATCACCAAAGCCGTCTTCACGTTCAGCGGCGACACCGCCGACGCCTATCGCAAAGGCGTGGCCTACAATCGCACGCTCCAGGAAGAAGCGGATCAGAACCGGCTCGGGTGGCATGAGAGCCGGACGCTCGATTCCAAGACCGGCCGCCTTGCAATTGCTTTGACGGATGAGAACCGGCAACCCATCGACGGGTTGCTCGTGAAGGCGGAAATCGGTCGCGCGACAACGGACATATTCGATCGCCGTTTTGACTTGGTGCCCACGGGGAACGGGACTTACGCCGCCGACATTCCAGGACTTTCGGAAGGCACGTGGACGCTTTCCGTCACCGCTGCGGAGAAGGACAAGGTCGTTTACAGATCGAGGGAACGGATATGGAAGCAGCCCTAG
- the ccoN gene encoding cytochrome-c oxidase, cbb3-type subunit I → MQDVLDERSGLSDTLALISAVIIGAVGLVFALAGEEEILRLHGLMVLASAVAAGFYVATHPTNLRQEKRSGYFDGPIRVATVACVFWGVVGFLVGDILAWQLSFPALNLDLPWTNFGRLRPVHTSAVIFAFGGNALIATSLYVVQRTSQARLPGKWAPWFVVWGYQLFIVIAATGYLMGVTQGKEYAEPEWYTDILLTVVWVAYLLVFLGTLKGRQEPHIYVANWFFLGFIVTVAMLHIVNNLALPVSFLGTLSYPLFPGVQGAMTQWWYGHNAVGFFLTAGFLGIMYYFIPKRAERPVYSYRLSIVHFWSLIFLYIWAGPHHLHYTALPEWAQTLGMTFSIMLWMPSWGGMINGLMTLSGAWDKLRTDPVIRLLVVSVAFYGMSTFEGPLMSIKEVNSLSHYTDWTIGHVHSGALGWVGMISFGAVYCLVPWLWKRQGLYSMKLVEWHFWLAMIGIVLYISSMWVAGITQGLMWRAYDRLGFLKYSFIETVEAMHWPYVIRAAGGALFLLGGLIMAYNVWRTIRGDQPVDVRDQPTVAAAPELRPGVVAMPAE, encoded by the coding sequence TTGCAGGACGTATTGGACGAGCGCTCTGGGCTCAGCGATACGCTGGCGCTGATAAGCGCGGTCATCATCGGCGCGGTCGGTCTTGTGTTCGCGCTTGCTGGAGAGGAGGAGATCCTTCGGCTCCATGGGCTCATGGTGTTGGCTTCGGCGGTAGCGGCCGGCTTCTACGTTGCAACGCATCCGACGAACCTCCGACAGGAGAAGCGTTCCGGCTACTTCGACGGTCCGATTCGCGTTGCGACGGTCGCGTGCGTTTTCTGGGGTGTCGTCGGATTTCTCGTTGGCGACATCCTCGCTTGGCAACTTTCGTTTCCGGCGCTGAACCTTGATTTGCCGTGGACCAATTTCGGGCGCCTGCGGCCCGTTCACACCTCGGCCGTTATTTTCGCGTTCGGCGGCAATGCTCTCATCGCGACCTCACTTTATGTCGTTCAGCGGACGAGCCAAGCACGGCTCCCAGGCAAATGGGCGCCGTGGTTCGTCGTCTGGGGGTATCAGCTTTTCATCGTCATCGCGGCGACCGGCTACTTGATGGGTGTGACGCAAGGGAAGGAGTATGCGGAGCCCGAATGGTACACCGACATATTGCTGACGGTCGTATGGGTCGCCTATCTCCTCGTATTTCTCGGTACGCTGAAGGGTCGCCAAGAGCCGCACATCTACGTCGCGAACTGGTTCTTCCTGGGCTTCATTGTCACCGTCGCGATGCTGCACATCGTCAATAACCTGGCGCTGCCCGTGTCGTTTCTCGGAACGCTGAGCTATCCGCTCTTTCCCGGTGTTCAGGGCGCCATGACGCAATGGTGGTACGGGCACAACGCCGTTGGCTTCTTTCTGACTGCCGGGTTTCTCGGCATTATGTACTACTTCATTCCGAAGCGCGCCGAACGGCCGGTCTATTCCTATCGCTTGTCGATCGTGCACTTCTGGTCGCTGATCTTCCTCTACATCTGGGCGGGACCGCACCACCTCCACTACACCGCGCTTCCCGAATGGGCGCAGACGCTCGGTATGACGTTCTCGATCATGCTTTGGATGCCGTCGTGGGGAGGAATGATCAACGGCCTCATGACGCTTTCCGGTGCGTGGGACAAGCTCAGAACTGATCCAGTCATTCGTCTGCTCGTCGTCAGCGTGGCGTTCTACGGAATGTCGACGTTCGAAGGGCCGCTGATGTCCATCAAGGAAGTCAACTCGCTTTCGCATTACACAGATTGGACGATCGGACACGTCCATTCCGGCGCGCTCGGCTGGGTTGGCATGATCTCGTTCGGCGCCGTCTACTGTCTGGTGCCATGGCTGTGGAAGCGGCAAGGCCTGTACTCGATGAAGCTCGTCGAGTGGCACTTCTGGCTCGCGATGATCGGCATCGTTCTCTACATCTCGTCGATGTGGGTTGCGGGGATTACGCAGGGGCTCATGTGGCGTGCCTACGACCGCCTCGGCTTCCTCAAATACTCGTTCATCGAAACCGTCGAGGCGATGCACTGGCCGTATGTCATTCGCGCGGCCGGTGGTGCGCTGTTCCTGCTCGGCGGGTTGATCATGGCCTACAACGTCTGGCGCACGATCCGGGGCGATCAACCGGTCGACGTCCGTGATCAGCCGACGGTCGCGGCAGCGCCTGAGCTGCGTCCCGGCGTCGTCGCAATGCCAGCCGAATAA
- a CDS encoding sulfite exporter TauE/SafE family protein has protein sequence MFSESFVSGIAVGLASAFHCGAMCGGIACGANLLLGAKTSGDRNLNLVLMQAGRILTYTAIGAAAGAFGGDVLSRMPMQGPIVLQWAAGASLLWMGLVLAGLMPRLAFIDHGMEVLASGVNSLLRPAGQSRYLAPVMLGVVWGLNACPMVYGAALLATLTRTGAQGATFMLGFGAGTVPAVIASAYGISWLNRRAGGTKLNLLAGGTLMSAGVAIVYFPQHFASVLCAVSR, from the coding sequence ATGTTTAGCGAGAGCTTCGTCAGCGGTATTGCCGTCGGGCTTGCCAGCGCGTTCCATTGCGGCGCGATGTGTGGTGGCATTGCCTGCGGAGCGAACCTGCTGCTCGGCGCGAAAACTTCCGGAGATAGAAATCTCAATCTCGTACTGATGCAGGCCGGGCGCATTTTGACTTACACGGCAATCGGTGCCGCGGCCGGAGCTTTCGGCGGTGATGTCCTGTCTCGTATGCCGATGCAGGGCCCGATCGTGCTGCAATGGGCGGCGGGCGCGTCGCTGTTATGGATGGGGCTGGTGCTCGCCGGGCTGATGCCGAGGCTGGCCTTCATCGATCATGGCATGGAGGTTCTTGCATCCGGGGTAAACTCGCTGCTGCGTCCTGCCGGTCAGAGCCGATACTTAGCCCCCGTCATGCTCGGCGTCGTTTGGGGGCTCAATGCCTGTCCGATGGTTTACGGCGCGGCGTTGCTGGCAACTCTGACGCGCACGGGCGCGCAAGGCGCGACTTTCATGCTCGGTTTCGGCGCCGGCACCGTGCCGGCGGTAATCGCATCAGCTTACGGGATCTCATGGCTCAACCGGCGTGCAGGGGGCACGAAGCTCAATCTTTTGGCTGGTGGTACGCTCATGTCAGCCGGTGTCGCCATCGTCTACTTTCCGCAGCATTTCGCCAGTGTGCTGTGTGCGGTCAGCCGTTAG
- a CDS encoding heavy metal translocating P-type ATPase, with protein sequence MEAALDAGLAAQAPGVEARQTIVLSVPGIVCGNCIRSVENTLRALRGVEAARANLTTKRVTVVVDPSLSSTIDLTAALEQAGFRASALIANAETEQAARVSELLPRLGVAGFAAGNIMMLSVAVWSGEVSDMDSSLMDLFHWVSALIALPAVAYAGQPFFKSAFAALRSRRLNMDVPISLGVLLATGMSLFQTMRGSEQIYFDAATTLLFFLLIGRVLDERMRIKARGAAENLMGLRATNATLVAPDQSTKLVLASTLKPGMIIAVAAGERVAGDGQVISGQSDIDESLISGETRPRAVSIGDNVYAGTINCAGTLRVRITAAEDSTLLSEIGRLMLNAEQSRGRYVRLADRASQIYAPAVHVLGLLTFAAWMMVGAPWDQSLTHAIAVLIITCPCALALAVPAVQVAAMSRLFSKGVIVKAPDGLERLAEIDCVVFDKTGTLTTGELRLETSDGVDVTSLGRAGSIAGMSMHPFAQALAKAARAEGIQTRAVEGVEEVPGSGLVTTSMGFEEKVGSAAWAGVEDRNASIWYAAECKPAVGFNFVDELRTDAAACVSELRRAGYLVRLLSGDRRAAVAQTATACGIKDWTAEVRPDQKLEAIEILKARGYKTLMVGDGLNDAPALAAGHASLSPASAIDIAQTTADAVFQGEVLRPVIETLSVAKAARRLALQNFAIAILYNSIFVPLAMAGYVTPLIAALAMSGSSIMVTANALRLRTKALRLPNVGASA encoded by the coding sequence ATGGAAGCAGCCCTAGACGCCGGGCTCGCCGCGCAGGCGCCGGGCGTAGAGGCGCGGCAGACCATCGTGCTTTCGGTCCCGGGCATCGTTTGTGGGAACTGCATCCGTTCGGTTGAAAATACGCTGCGCGCGCTGCGTGGCGTCGAGGCGGCCCGCGCGAACCTGACGACCAAGCGCGTAACCGTCGTGGTCGACCCGTCTCTCAGCTCTACGATCGACCTGACGGCGGCTCTCGAGCAAGCTGGATTTCGGGCTTCGGCCCTGATCGCGAATGCAGAGACTGAGCAGGCCGCGCGTGTGAGCGAGCTTCTCCCTCGTCTCGGTGTTGCCGGTTTTGCGGCCGGGAACATCATGATGCTTTCCGTGGCGGTCTGGTCCGGAGAGGTCAGCGACATGGACAGTTCCCTCATGGATCTGTTCCATTGGGTATCGGCGCTCATCGCGCTGCCGGCCGTCGCTTACGCGGGTCAACCCTTCTTCAAGTCGGCATTTGCGGCACTGAGATCCCGGCGCCTCAACATGGATGTGCCTATTTCGCTCGGCGTGCTGCTGGCGACGGGCATGAGTCTGTTTCAGACAATGCGCGGTTCGGAGCAGATCTACTTCGATGCGGCGACGACACTCTTGTTCTTTTTGCTGATCGGCAGAGTGCTTGATGAACGCATGCGGATCAAGGCGCGCGGAGCGGCCGAGAACCTGATGGGGCTCAGGGCGACGAACGCGACACTCGTCGCCCCGGATCAATCAACCAAGCTCGTGCTTGCGAGCACGCTCAAGCCGGGCATGATCATCGCCGTCGCCGCGGGCGAGCGCGTTGCTGGTGACGGGCAGGTGATCTCCGGCCAGAGCGATATCGACGAGAGTCTGATCAGCGGCGAAACGCGGCCGCGTGCCGTTTCCATCGGCGATAACGTTTATGCGGGGACGATCAATTGTGCCGGCACCCTGCGCGTGCGCATTACTGCCGCGGAAGACAGCACTCTCCTGAGCGAAATCGGCCGCTTGATGCTCAACGCCGAGCAAAGCCGCGGTCGTTATGTCCGGCTTGCCGATCGCGCCTCGCAGATTTACGCGCCCGCAGTCCATGTGCTCGGACTGCTCACGTTCGCCGCATGGATGATGGTCGGCGCACCGTGGGATCAATCTCTCACGCACGCGATCGCCGTTCTCATCATTACGTGCCCGTGCGCCTTGGCTCTCGCCGTGCCCGCCGTGCAGGTCGCTGCGATGAGCCGTCTGTTCAGCAAAGGCGTAATTGTCAAAGCTCCTGACGGGCTCGAACGTCTCGCCGAAATCGATTGCGTCGTTTTCGACAAGACGGGAACTCTGACGACGGGAGAGTTGCGGCTCGAGACGAGCGATGGTGTCGATGTGACTTCACTGGGCCGGGCAGGGTCTATTGCAGGGATGAGCATGCATCCCTTCGCGCAAGCGTTGGCCAAGGCTGCACGTGCGGAGGGCATTCAAACGCGCGCCGTTGAGGGCGTCGAAGAAGTTCCGGGTTCGGGGCTCGTCACGACGTCAATGGGCTTCGAGGAGAAGGTCGGGTCGGCCGCCTGGGCCGGTGTCGAGGATCGCAACGCGTCGATCTGGTACGCGGCCGAATGCAAACCCGCTGTCGGCTTCAACTTCGTGGATGAACTACGGACGGACGCGGCCGCGTGCGTTTCTGAACTCCGGCGCGCAGGATATCTCGTTAGGTTGTTATCCGGAGACCGGCGCGCCGCCGTCGCGCAAACGGCTACGGCTTGCGGGATCAAGGATTGGACTGCCGAGGTTCGTCCAGACCAGAAGCTGGAGGCGATCGAAATCTTGAAGGCGCGAGGATACAAGACGCTGATGGTCGGCGACGGTCTCAACGATGCGCCGGCGCTTGCTGCCGGACATGCCTCGTTGTCACCGGCATCCGCCATCGACATCGCGCAGACAACGGCGGACGCCGTTTTTCAAGGCGAGGTTCTTCGGCCGGTCATAGAGACGCTGTCGGTCGCCAAGGCTGCACGCCGCTTAGCGTTGCAGAACTTTGCGATCGCAATTCTCTACAATTCGATTTTCGTGCCGCTCGCGATGGCGGGCTACGTGACGCCTTTGATTGCCGCGCTCGCCATGTCGGGATCGTCGATCATGGTCACGGCAAACGCGCTTCGTCTTCGCACGAAGGCCTTGCGCCTTCCAAACGTCGGAGCATCGGCATGA
- the ccoO gene encoding cytochrome-c oxidase, cbb3-type subunit II, with protein MNHAIFERNSIILLIGALIVVSIGGIVEIAPLFYVQSTIEKVQGMRPYSPLELAGRDIYVREGCYNCHSQMIRSLRDEVERYGHYSLAAESMYDHPFQWGSKRTGPDLARVGGKYSDAWHVEHMRDPRSVVPASIMPGYGFLDRTLLDYSNISKRMKALKDLGVPYSDEMIADAGKDVVAQISPDTKEAKALVARYPKAQVRKFDGQSPGENVEPTELDAVIAYLQMLGTLVDFTKFDASGPNLR; from the coding sequence GTGAATCACGCCATTTTTGAGCGAAACTCGATTATACTTCTGATCGGTGCGCTGATTGTCGTTTCGATCGGCGGCATCGTCGAGATCGCGCCGCTGTTCTACGTGCAGTCGACGATCGAGAAGGTGCAGGGCATGCGGCCCTATTCGCCGCTCGAGCTTGCCGGCCGCGACATCTACGTGCGCGAGGGCTGCTACAACTGTCACAGCCAAATGATCCGCTCGCTGCGTGACGAGGTCGAGCGCTACGGCCACTACTCTCTGGCTGCGGAAAGCATGTACGACCATCCGTTCCAGTGGGGTTCGAAGCGAACGGGGCCGGATCTTGCGCGCGTCGGCGGCAAGTATTCGGACGCCTGGCATGTCGAGCATATGCGCGATCCGCGGTCGGTCGTGCCTGCTTCCATCATGCCGGGCTATGGGTTTCTCGACCGCACGCTTCTCGATTACTCGAACATTTCGAAGCGCATGAAGGCGTTGAAGGACCTTGGCGTTCCTTATAGCGACGAAATGATTGCGGATGCGGGTAAGGATGTCGTCGCGCAGATATCGCCCGACACCAAAGAAGCAAAGGCGCTCGTCGCGCGCTACCCGAAGGCGCAGGTGCGTAAGTTCGATGGTCAGTCGCCGGGGGAGAACGTCGAGCCCACGGAACTCGATGCCGTCATCGCCTATCTGCAAATGCTCGGCACGCTCGTCGACTTCACGAAGTTCGACGCGAGTGGTCCAAACCTTCGATAA
- the ccoG gene encoding cytochrome c oxidase accessory protein CcoG, whose product MDRPNKFLTGGDEGRPTPPPPRQSDYVPRKKIYPKRAHGPFRGIKWIVMAVTLAIYYVVPWLRWNRGEGLPDQAILFDFANQRLLFGPIEIWAQEFYYVTGLLVLGALALFLVTSIAGRMWCGYACPQTVWTDLMIAVERFWQGDRNAQLRLDAQPWTFEKIWKKSITHLSWLAIAVATGGALVFYFGDAPTLAIELMHGTAPTVAYFFLGLFTLTTYLLGGLAREQVCIYMCPWPRIQGAMVDRDSLLISYRELRGEPRGAHKTGTTWDGRGDCIDCKACVAVCPMGIDIRDGSQLECIQCALCIDACNEIMDRVGRPRELIAYTTIGNLSNATSSPREGWRIIRPRTILYSAMITLVTSLMGWSLLNRADFEFTVIQDRNPFFVVLSDGGLRNGYMIKIANKVERARHFKLRFIGPVELQPKFVEFDGTDPMIEVGPSEVRAVKVFLMVSGAQRKELRSDAEPVTIELQDLESGETASRATTFRSPS is encoded by the coding sequence ATGGACCGACCGAATAAGTTTCTGACCGGAGGAGACGAGGGGCGGCCAACGCCGCCGCCTCCGCGGCAGTCGGACTACGTGCCGCGAAAGAAAATCTATCCAAAGCGTGCGCACGGACCCTTTCGCGGCATCAAGTGGATCGTGATGGCGGTTACGCTCGCCATCTACTACGTCGTGCCGTGGTTGCGGTGGAATCGCGGGGAGGGCTTGCCGGATCAGGCCATCCTGTTCGACTTCGCCAATCAGCGCCTGTTGTTCGGTCCCATCGAAATCTGGGCGCAAGAATTCTACTACGTCACCGGGCTCCTTGTTCTCGGAGCGCTGGCCCTCTTTCTCGTCACCTCGATCGCCGGCCGGATGTGGTGCGGATACGCTTGCCCGCAAACGGTCTGGACGGACCTGATGATTGCCGTCGAGCGTTTCTGGCAAGGCGATCGCAATGCGCAGTTGCGCCTCGATGCCCAGCCGTGGACATTCGAAAAGATCTGGAAGAAATCGATAACTCATCTGTCGTGGCTGGCGATTGCTGTCGCAACGGGCGGTGCGCTCGTCTTCTATTTCGGTGATGCGCCGACACTTGCCATTGAACTGATGCACGGTACGGCACCGACCGTCGCCTATTTCTTCCTTGGACTGTTCACGCTGACGACTTATCTGCTTGGTGGGCTCGCCCGTGAGCAGGTCTGCATTTACATGTGTCCTTGGCCACGCATTCAGGGCGCGATGGTCGATCGCGATTCGCTTCTCATTTCCTATCGCGAGCTTCGGGGCGAGCCGCGCGGCGCCCACAAGACGGGCACGACGTGGGATGGCCGCGGCGATTGCATCGACTGCAAGGCCTGCGTTGCGGTCTGTCCGATGGGCATCGACATTCGCGACGGATCGCAGCTCGAATGTATCCAGTGTGCGCTCTGCATCGATGCGTGCAACGAGATCATGGATCGCGTCGGCCGGCCGCGCGAACTCATCGCCTATACGACTATCGGCAACCTTTCCAACGCCACGAGCTCGCCGCGCGAGGGCTGGCGGATCATACGTCCGCGTACGATCCTTTATTCGGCGATGATCACGCTTGTGACGTCTCTTATGGGATGGTCGCTGCTCAATCGTGCCGACTTCGAGTTCACTGTCATCCAGGATCGCAATCCGTTTTTCGTCGTGTTAAGCGACGGCGGACTGCGCAACGGCTACATGATCAAGATCGCGAACAAGGTCGAGCGGGCACGGCACTTCAAATTGCGCTTCATTGGGCCGGTCGAGCTTCAGCCGAAGTTCGTGGAGTTCGACGGCACGGACCCGATGATTGAAGTCGGCCCATCGGAAGTCAGAGCCGTCAAAGTCTTCCTCATGGTCTCGGGCGCCCAAAGGAAAGAACTGAGGTCTGATGCCGAGCCCGTGACGATCGAACTCCAGGATTTGGAGAGCGGCGAGACGGCATCACGCGCCACGACATTCAGGAGTCCGTCATGA
- the ccoS gene encoding cbb3-type cytochrome oxidase assembly protein CcoS produces MTSLAWLIPAALTLGMMGLAAFLWALRSGQFDDLEGAKWRAISDDNDRMATESDRSRADDV; encoded by the coding sequence ATGACGTCGCTTGCCTGGCTCATTCCCGCGGCGCTGACGCTCGGCATGATGGGGCTCGCCGCCTTCCTCTGGGCGCTTCGCAGCGGTCAATTCGACGATCTCGAAGGCGCCAAGTGGCGCGCGATCAGCGATGATAACGATCGCATGGCGACGGAATCGGATCGGAGCCGAGCCGACGATGTTTAG
- the ccoP gene encoding cytochrome-c oxidase, cbb3-type subunit III, with protein MSHHKKIDEVTGVETTGHVWDGDIYELNKPLPRWWLYTFYVSIVWAIGYWIVYPAWPTINGYTKGVLNYSQRDQVQRDIEAWKSGHAKYRTQIAEMPLADIRKNDELFQFSIAGGAALFGENCAGCHGRGAQGGIGYPNLNDDDWLWGGDLEKIHTTISFGIRNGNPNAHDSSMPHFGTDKILDEAQIRDAANFVRSFSHLDVDQEAAKRGAQIFADNCAACHGDHGKGNQDMGAPNLTDAIWLYGSSQEAVMQSIRTGRGGAMPAWSERLDPVAVKMLTLFVYSLGGGQADAASASAPAAGADKPK; from the coding sequence ATGAGCCATCACAAAAAAATCGACGAAGTGACAGGTGTCGAGACGACCGGACATGTTTGGGATGGCGACATCTACGAGCTCAATAAGCCGCTGCCCAGATGGTGGCTCTATACCTTCTATGTCTCGATCGTGTGGGCCATCGGGTATTGGATCGTGTATCCCGCGTGGCCGACGATCAACGGCTACACGAAAGGCGTACTGAACTACAGCCAGCGCGATCAGGTGCAGCGAGATATCGAGGCGTGGAAATCAGGCCATGCGAAATATCGCACGCAGATCGCCGAGATGCCGCTCGCCGATATTCGCAAGAACGACGAGCTGTTTCAGTTCTCGATTGCGGGCGGTGCGGCGCTGTTCGGCGAGAATTGCGCCGGTTGCCACGGGCGCGGGGCGCAGGGCGGCATCGGCTATCCCAACCTCAACGATGACGATTGGCTTTGGGGCGGCGATCTCGAAAAAATCCATACGACCATCTCCTTCGGCATAAGAAACGGCAATCCGAACGCACACGACAGCTCGATGCCCCACTTCGGAACCGACAAGATTCTCGATGAGGCGCAGATCCGAGACGCCGCAAATTTCGTCCGCTCGTTCTCGCATCTCGACGTCGATCAAGAAGCGGCAAAGAGAGGCGCGCAGATTTTTGCCGACAACTGTGCCGCGTGCCACGGCGATCACGGCAAAGGCAATCAGGATATGGGCGCGCCCAACCTGACGGACGCCATTTGGCTTTACGGAAGCTCGCAAGAGGCTGTGATGCAGAGCATCCGAACCGGCCGTGGTGGCGCGATGCCGGCGTGGTCCGAGCGTCTCGATCCGGTCGCGGTAAAAATGCTGACGCTCTTTGTCTATTCCCTCGGTGGAGGGCAAGCTGATGCTGCGAGTGCCTCCGCTCCCGCGGCAGGCGCGGACAAGCCGAAATGA
- a CDS encoding hemerythrin domain-containing protein — MTDARPANRLDDSGVCRTPHPLEIIEEEHALQLELCALLESIADSLPAKLEPALAVIAISILKGSVKAHTKFEEDALFPILKGRLSPNDTVVQALASLSQQHDCNQDIADELVEALTNAMQSSAPQNPETLGDILRGYLENQRDHIAWEESVVLPAARKALTVEDLARLQEWIMTSDHPRCIRIPLLTLRAGTSSSSICIKCPSSLGQEK; from the coding sequence ATGACGGATGCCAGACCCGCAAATCGACTCGATGATTCTGGCGTCTGCCGGACGCCACATCCCCTGGAGATTATTGAGGAAGAGCACGCCCTGCAGTTGGAGTTGTGCGCTCTTCTGGAAAGTATCGCCGATAGCCTGCCGGCCAAGCTCGAGCCAGCGTTGGCAGTGATCGCGATCTCTATTCTGAAGGGAAGCGTGAAAGCGCACACGAAATTCGAGGAAGACGCGCTTTTCCCGATTCTCAAAGGGCGGCTGTCGCCGAACGACACTGTCGTTCAGGCACTGGCGTCCCTCAGCCAGCAACACGACTGCAACCAAGACATCGCAGACGAACTTGTCGAGGCGCTAACGAACGCGATGCAAAGCAGCGCTCCACAGAATCCGGAGACGCTCGGCGACATTCTTCGCGGTTATTTGGAAAACCAGCGCGACCATATCGCATGGGAAGAAAGCGTCGTTTTGCCAGCCGCCCGCAAAGCGCTGACCGTTGAAGACCTCGCACGCCTTCAGGAATGGATCATGACGAGCGACCATCCCCGTTGCATCAGAATTCCGCTGCTGACGCTCAGAGCCGGCACATCGTCATCGTCAATCTGCATCAAATGCCCCTCCTCGCTCGGACAGGAGAAATAG
- a CDS encoding NAD(P)-dependent alcohol dehydrogenase has protein sequence MKAIKITGPGGLNDLALVDLPDPGKAGPGEIRVRIHANSLNYHDYLVVSGKWKAADGRIPMSDGAGVVEDVGEGVTEFKVGDQVVSCFFPLWQDGPPPVDNFASTPGDGIDGYAREAVVRPANWFTHVPKGYSHAEAATLTTAGLSAWRALVVDYHLKAGDTVLVQGTGGVSVFALQIAKAMGAEVIVTSSSDEKLQRARALGADHLINYKSVPQWSERVRELTGGRGVDHIVEVGGPGTLPQSIASVAIGGHIALIGVLTGLTGDVPTALLMARQARLQGLIVGSRREQIEFIRALDATGIHPVIDRSFSLAEIADAFRLQEEARHFGKICLEF, from the coding sequence ATGAAAGCGATCAAAATCACCGGCCCCGGCGGACTGAACGACCTTGCCCTCGTCGATCTTCCGGATCCGGGGAAAGCCGGGCCTGGCGAAATCCGCGTACGCATTCATGCCAATTCACTCAACTATCACGACTACCTCGTCGTTTCCGGAAAATGGAAGGCGGCCGACGGACGAATTCCGATGTCCGACGGCGCAGGCGTCGTCGAGGACGTTGGCGAAGGCGTAACGGAATTCAAAGTCGGCGACCAGGTCGTGTCATGCTTTTTCCCTCTTTGGCAGGATGGCCCACCTCCGGTCGACAATTTCGCCTCGACCCCGGGTGACGGCATCGATGGCTATGCGCGGGAAGCCGTCGTTCGACCGGCGAACTGGTTCACCCACGTGCCGAAAGGCTACAGCCACGCCGAAGCGGCGACACTCACAACCGCCGGGCTGTCGGCATGGCGCGCGCTCGTGGTCGACTACCATCTGAAAGCCGGAGACACCGTTCTCGTTCAGGGCACCGGCGGCGTCTCGGTTTTCGCGCTGCAGATCGCCAAGGCGATGGGCGCAGAGGTGATCGTCACGTCGTCTTCCGACGAGAAGCTTCAGCGCGCGCGCGCGCTCGGCGCCGATCACCTGATCAACTACAAGTCCGTGCCGCAATGGAGCGAGCGCGTTCGTGAACTTACGGGAGGGCGCGGCGTCGATCACATCGTCGAAGTCGGCGGCCCGGGCACGCTACCGCAATCCATCGCATCGGTCGCAATCGGCGGACACATCGCGTTGATCGGTGTGCTCACCGGCCTCACCGGCGACGTGCCGACTGCCCTGCTTATGGCGAGGCAGGCGCGCCTCCAGGGCCTTATCGTCGGCAGCAGGCGAGAGCAAATTGAATTCATACGCGCACTTGACGCAACAGGCATACACCCTGTGATCGACCGCAGCTTTAGCCTCGCGGAAATTGCCGATGCGTTCCGGCTTCAAGAAGAGGCCCGTCACTTCGGTAAGATCTGCCTGGAATTCTAA
- a CDS encoding cbb3-type cytochrome c oxidase subunit 3 — protein sequence MVQTFDKGSSALAYEDIQMVTQIVSLAIFASIMVAAYIYAFRRSNKAKFVAASEIPFRADMLPADEDKR from the coding sequence GTGGTCCAAACCTTCGATAAGGGGAGTTCGGCCTTGGCCTACGAAGACATTCAAATGGTCACGCAGATTGTGTCGCTCGCTATTTTTGCCAGCATCATGGTCGCGGCATACATCTACGCCTTTCGCAGAAGCAACAAAGCCAAGTTCGTGGCGGCTTCGGAAATCCCGTTTCGCGCCGATATGCTCCCGGCCGATGAGGATAAACGATGA